The following proteins are encoded in a genomic region of Planococcus lenghuensis:
- a CDS encoding (2Fe-2S)-binding protein: MPTLPAVKYFHRTLSDFRVVMETPGEKRFPLRQFTDEAFLDGFIDGIKADFKTGETRVAASQLVKRLGYLLAVPALFTATVHRHRLNTIEGALVPQNADGKWLPYLLLEDMETTPIDTEEFRAFSWELFIEIGKLVRVVSKAGNVPRPVLWENVAIYVYWLYEKRMAEEPVDSARKVADFRWLIDGLPGEAFGERKNPLQKFHGEKPEGGIRIRQTCCFHYEGAGAGKYCGTCPKKK, encoded by the coding sequence GTGCCGACATTGCCAGCGGTTAAATACTTTCACAGGACGCTTTCCGACTTCCGTGTCGTAATGGAAACGCCGGGAGAAAAGCGGTTCCCCCTCCGACAATTCACGGACGAGGCCTTTCTGGATGGATTCATTGATGGCATCAAAGCGGATTTCAAAACCGGTGAAACCCGGGTTGCGGCGTCGCAGCTCGTCAAACGGCTCGGATATCTGCTTGCTGTGCCGGCATTATTTACCGCAACAGTCCATCGGCACCGGCTGAATACAATAGAAGGCGCACTCGTTCCGCAAAATGCGGATGGCAAATGGCTGCCGTATTTACTGCTTGAAGACATGGAGACAACTCCGATTGACACAGAGGAGTTCCGGGCATTTTCCTGGGAACTGTTCATTGAAATCGGGAAATTGGTCCGGGTGGTATCGAAGGCCGGCAATGTGCCGCGGCCGGTGTTATGGGAGAATGTCGCCATTTACGTATACTGGCTGTATGAGAAGCGAATGGCGGAAGAACCGGTCGACAGCGCTCGGAAGGTGGCGGATTTCCGCTGGCTGATCGACGGCCTGCCGGGAGAAGCGTTCGGCGAACGGAAGAACCCGCTACAGAAATTTCACGGGGAAAAACCGGAAGGCGGCATCCGGATTCGCCAGACGTGCTGCTTCCATTATGAAGGGGCGGGTGCCGGCAAGTATTGCGGCACCTGTCCGAAAAAGAAGTGA
- a CDS encoding ABC transporter ATP-binding protein, with protein sequence MEALSTRKLTLGYGEENIIEALDLKIPKGEITVFIGSNGCGKSTLLRSMARLLKPQEGGVVLDGRDISSMATKKIARQLAILPQSSVAPEGLTVLQLVKQGRYPHQSWLQQWSKTDEKAVNDALEATGMAEYADRKVDSLSGGQRQRAWIAMTLAQDTDIILLDEPTTYLDMTHQIDILDLLFELNQTEQRTIVMVLHDLNLACRYADHIVAIHDKKVFRQGDPEEIITPELVHSVFGLRCQVACDPFSGTPMCIPFSKGKRAKGGMRRADIASG encoded by the coding sequence ATGGAGGCACTTTCGACGCGCAAACTGACATTGGGATATGGAGAAGAGAATATCATTGAAGCGCTCGATCTCAAGATTCCGAAAGGTGAAATCACCGTGTTCATCGGCAGTAATGGCTGCGGTAAATCGACGCTGCTTCGGTCGATGGCGCGGCTTTTGAAGCCGCAGGAAGGTGGCGTGGTGCTCGACGGCCGGGATATTTCCAGCATGGCGACGAAGAAAATCGCACGTCAGCTCGCTATCTTGCCGCAGTCATCTGTGGCGCCGGAAGGGCTGACGGTTCTCCAGCTCGTGAAACAGGGGCGCTATCCGCACCAGAGCTGGCTGCAGCAATGGTCAAAAACGGACGAGAAAGCCGTAAACGATGCGCTGGAAGCGACCGGCATGGCGGAATATGCCGACCGGAAAGTCGATTCCTTATCAGGCGGTCAGCGCCAGCGCGCATGGATTGCGATGACGCTTGCGCAGGATACGGATATTATTCTGCTCGATGAGCCGACGACATATCTCGATATGACGCATCAGATCGATATTCTCGATCTGCTGTTTGAGCTGAATCAGACCGAACAGCGCACGATTGTCATGGTGCTGCATGATCTGAACCTGGCTTGCCGCTATGCGGATCATATCGTTGCGATTCACGATAAGAAAGTGTTCCGTCAGGGGGACCCGGAAGAAATTATCACGCCGGAGCTTGTCCATTCCGTGTTCGGACTGCGCTGTCAGGTGGCATGCGACCCGTTCTCCGGGACGCCGATGTGCATTCCGTTCAGCAAAGGAAAGCGTGCGAAAGGCGGGATGCGCCGTGCCGACATTGCCAGCGGTTAA
- a CDS encoding FecCD family ABC transporter permease codes for MSKHFIFRTGRASFLMNRRALQIVTGLVAVLLLMMIVSLGIGQLAIAPHRVIQALLGIGTEMERLVVWSFRMPRILLAVFAGAGLAMSGAILQGIIRNPLASPDIIGITAGASFTTVAFLALFSDRSNTLTVSIQWLPLASFIGAVAMGFLVYLLSWKRSGVAPVRLVLIGVGLSAAVQAMTTMLMVLGPIFTASRANIWITGSVNGTNWDEVLTVIPWILTLTIVLFFYARRLNMQEFGEELAVNAGSSVQKDRFTLLFLSSALAGGAVAFAGGIGFVGLMAPHIARQLVGSSFGALLPVSALIGGMIVLIADLIARTAFAPLEIPAGVFTAAIGAPYFIYLLYRSRNK; via the coding sequence ATGAGCAAGCATTTCATCTTTCGCACGGGGCGAGCATCATTTCTGATGAATCGGCGCGCCTTGCAAATCGTAACGGGTTTGGTCGCCGTCTTGCTCTTAATGATGATTGTAAGTCTCGGCATCGGCCAGCTCGCCATCGCACCGCACCGGGTCATCCAGGCCCTTCTCGGCATCGGAACTGAAATGGAACGTCTCGTTGTCTGGTCATTCCGGATGCCGCGTATCCTGCTTGCCGTGTTCGCTGGTGCCGGCCTTGCGATGTCCGGTGCCATCCTGCAGGGCATCATCCGCAATCCGCTGGCTTCACCTGATATCATCGGCATTACAGCAGGTGCATCGTTCACGACCGTGGCGTTCCTTGCGCTGTTCAGTGACCGGAGCAATACGCTGACCGTCAGCATCCAGTGGCTGCCGCTCGCCTCATTCATCGGGGCCGTGGCAATGGGCTTTCTCGTCTATCTCCTGTCATGGAAGCGCAGCGGCGTCGCCCCGGTCCGGCTCGTTCTGATCGGTGTCGGGTTGTCTGCCGCCGTTCAGGCGATGACGACGATGCTGATGGTGCTTGGTCCCATTTTCACCGCATCCCGCGCAAATATCTGGATCACAGGCAGTGTCAACGGCACGAATTGGGATGAAGTGCTGACTGTCATTCCGTGGATTTTGACGTTGACGATTGTGCTGTTTTTCTATGCCAGACGGCTGAACATGCAGGAGTTCGGGGAGGAACTCGCAGTAAACGCCGGGAGTTCTGTGCAGAAAGATCGCTTCACGCTGCTGTTTTTGAGCAGTGCGCTCGCCGGAGGTGCCGTTGCGTTCGCCGGCGGGATCGGTTTCGTCGGCCTTATGGCGCCGCACATCGCCCGGCAGCTTGTCGGCTCGTCGTTCGGTGCACTTCTGCCGGTATCCGCACTCATCGGCGGCATGATCGTGCTGATTGCGGACCTGATCGCCCGAACAGCGTTTGCGCCGCTTGAAATTCCGGCTGGCGTGTTCACAGCTGCCATCGGGGCGCCGTATTTCATTTATCTGCTGTACCGTTCACGGAATAAATAG
- a CDS encoding FecCD family ABC transporter permease, protein MISTNPFRIGGIAAGLLLVLVLIWASIIFGLTDVSSRMVIDSIYRFDQSNEHIIIRDSRIPRAFIAAAVGASLAVAGTIMQGLTKNPLASPSIFGINAGASFFVVLGISFFGVASLNAFTWLAFTGAALAAAVVYICGSMGRDGLTPIRLTLAGAAVAALFSSLTQGMLTLDERALDQVLFWLAGSIEGRDLELLLAVLPYLAAGLLFALLMGRQMNVLAMGEDLATGLGQRTVFVKLFGAVIVVLLAGGSVAVAGPIGFVGIIIPHIARWLVGIDYRWVIPYSAILGALLLLAADIGARYIIMPAEVPVGVMTAAIGAPFFVWIARRGINE, encoded by the coding sequence ATGATTTCAACGAATCCATTCAGAATAGGCGGAATTGCAGCCGGACTATTGCTTGTGCTTGTGCTGATCTGGGCGAGCATCATATTCGGCCTTACCGATGTGTCGTCGCGCATGGTCATCGATTCCATCTACCGGTTTGATCAGTCAAATGAACATATCATTATAAGAGATAGCCGGATTCCGCGGGCTTTCATCGCAGCTGCAGTGGGGGCGAGCTTAGCGGTGGCAGGAACCATCATGCAGGGTCTCACGAAAAATCCGCTGGCGTCTCCAAGCATTTTCGGCATCAACGCAGGGGCCAGCTTCTTTGTTGTTCTGGGCATTTCCTTTTTTGGCGTGGCGTCATTGAACGCCTTTACATGGCTTGCATTCACTGGTGCAGCGCTTGCAGCGGCGGTTGTCTATATTTGCGGCTCGATGGGGCGTGACGGGCTGACGCCGATCAGGCTGACACTCGCCGGAGCAGCGGTCGCGGCTTTGTTCTCTTCCTTGACCCAAGGCATGCTGACACTTGATGAGCGGGCGCTTGATCAGGTGCTGTTCTGGCTCGCCGGCTCGATTGAAGGCCGGGATCTTGAATTGCTGCTGGCTGTACTGCCGTACTTGGCAGCGGGTCTTCTGTTCGCATTGCTGATGGGCAGGCAGATGAACGTGCTGGCGATGGGGGAGGATCTGGCGACCGGGCTTGGACAGCGGACGGTATTCGTTAAGCTGTTCGGCGCAGTGATCGTCGTCCTGCTCGCCGGCGGTTCCGTGGCAGTAGCCGGGCCGATCGGATTTGTCGGCATCATCATTCCGCACATTGCCCGCTGGCTTGTCGGTATCGATTACCGCTGGGTCATCCCGTACAGTGCGATTCTCGGTGCACTGCTGCTGCTTGCGGCGGATATCGGTGCCCGGTACATTATCATGCCGGCGGAAGTTCCTGTCGGCGTCATGACAGCGGCCATCGGAGCTCCTTTCTTCGTGTGGATTGCGAGAAGGGGGATTAACGAATGA